From Syntrophales bacterium, a single genomic window includes:
- a CDS encoding type II toxin-antitoxin system HicB family antitoxin yields the protein MRQFTLEFWQDEDWYVGRLLEVPGVFSQGETIEELKKNIQDAYQAVMGSEDVSFIPSTASRIFITHPEA from the coding sequence ATGAGACAATTTACCCTTGAATTTTGGCAAGATGAAGATTGGTATGTGGGAAGGCTTCTGGAGGTTCCCGGCGTGTTCAGTCAGGGAGAAACCATTGAAGAATTGAAGAAAAACATTCAAGATGCCTATCAGGCGGTCATGGGTTCTGAAGATGTCAGCTTTATCCCGTCGACGGCATCGAGAATTTTCATTACCCATCCCGAGGCATAA
- a CDS encoding type II toxin-antitoxin system VapC family toxin has product MKYLLDTDICVYWLKGNEHIEQKVLSGGIDNIFVSFITVSELYYGAYKSERVDENIAMIRNLTDRINVIESDDAISEAFGKLKASLENAGMIIDDADMFIAACALVHGLTMVTNNTKHFKRIKELKLDNWM; this is encoded by the coding sequence GTGAAGTACCTCTTGGACACCGACATCTGCGTCTACTGGCTCAAGGGGAATGAGCATATCGAGCAGAAGGTCTTGTCGGGCGGAATTGATAACATTTTCGTATCCTTCATTACTGTCAGTGAACTGTACTATGGAGCCTATAAGTCTGAACGGGTTGACGAAAACATTGCAATGATCCGAAATCTCACCGATCGCATCAACGTCATCGAATCGGATGATGCGATTAGCGAGGCATTCGGGAAACTGAAGGCATCTCTTGAAAACGCCGGGATGATCATCGATGACGCAGACATGTTTATTGCCGCTTGCGCACTTGTCCATGGGTTGACGATGGTGACGAACAATACAAAGCATTTCAAGCGTATCAAAGAGTTGAAACTTGATAACTGGATGTAA
- a CDS encoding nucleotidyltransferase substrate binding protein, with the protein MDLRIVAFKEALDKFTYLARVDLAEIKEKLADERLIDGFQNGRAQKFEYTTELCWKAIKAFLKERDGIDEAAPKKVIKAYYVGGYAAEDDYLLLLDAIEDRNRLSHIYDAETFNLILARLPDYAALFERISLHLTKEAE; encoded by the coding sequence ATGGACTTAAGAATTGTGGCGTTTAAAGAGGCCTTGGATAAGTTCACCTATCTGGCCCGGGTAGACCTCGCTGAGATCAAGGAAAAGCTTGCCGACGAACGTCTTATCGACGGATTTCAGAATGGCCGGGCGCAAAAATTCGAGTACACCACGGAATTATGCTGGAAAGCAATCAAGGCCTTTCTCAAGGAAAGGGACGGTATAGACGAAGCAGCGCCCAAGAAGGTTATCAAAGCCTATTACGTTGGAGGTTATGCTGCTGAGGACGATTACCTGTTGCTGCTGGATGCCATCGAGGACAGAAATCGTCTCAGCCACATCTACGACGCCGAAACATTCAATCTCATTCTGGCCCGCCTGCCGGATTATGCCGCGCTTTTCGAACGGATAAGCCTGCATTTAACGAAAGAAGCTGAATAA
- a CDS encoding nucleotidyltransferase domain-containing protein, giving the protein MTREELINRSEAYIRRALREHIPAQAPIYLYGSRARGNNRWNSDYDLWIDGEIPVSILRALNDELEESFVPFRVEIVTTPQLTGRFGERVKQDAIPWT; this is encoded by the coding sequence ATGACCAGAGAAGAACTCATTAACCGCTCGGAAGCATATATCCGCCGGGCTTTGAGAGAGCATATTCCGGCGCAGGCGCCGATATATCTTTATGGTTCGCGCGCCCGGGGCAACAATCGCTGGAATTCGGACTACGACCTCTGGATTGATGGCGAAATCCCCGTTAGCATCCTGAGAGCGCTCAACGATGAGCTCGAGGAATCCTTTGTGCCCTTCCGGGTAGAAATCGTGACAACTCCCCAACTGACCGGCCGTTTTGGGGAACGCGTAAAACAGGATGCAATCCCATGGACTTAA
- a CDS encoding MarR family EPS-associated transcriptional regulator, whose translation MPATLAARLEKEETLHIIREIERSPEMSQRELSIRLGISVGKINFLINALIDKGFIKVENFRKSDNKIAYLYNLTPCGIEEKARMTYLFFKRKTAEYEQLAQDIRQLQAEVQRSGAIRDRALFPGFLGNGALSLIAPKPLV comes from the coding sequence ATGCCCGCTACACTTGCAGCCCGACTTGAAAAAGAAGAGACGCTCCACATCATCCGCGAGATCGAGCGCTCCCCGGAGATGAGCCAGCGGGAGCTCTCCATCCGGCTGGGGATCAGCGTCGGCAAGATCAACTTCCTCATAAATGCCCTGATCGACAAGGGTTTTATAAAGGTCGAGAACTTCAGGAAATCAGACAATAAAATCGCATATCTATACAACCTGACCCCCTGTGGGATCGAGGAAAAGGCCCGGATGACCTACCTCTTTTTCAAGCGCAAGACGGCCGAGTACGAACAGTTGGCGCAGGATATCCGGCAATTGCAGGCCGAGGTGCAGCGGTCCGGCGCAATTAGGGACAGAGCCCTTTTTCCCGGCTTTTTGGGAAATGGGGCTCTGTCCCTAATTGCGCCAAAGCCCCTGGTGTAA
- a CDS encoding type II toxin-antitoxin system PemK/MazF family toxin, giving the protein MTQPKQIYKRGDIVLMLFPHSDLRTAKTRPVLVVQADNLQTGLPQIIVTMITSRMLRAQHRSRVIVQLSTLEGRQSGLLTDSVVMTDNLATVAETEIDRIIGTLPMGHVDAALRHTLGLQIT; this is encoded by the coding sequence ATGACGCAGCCAAAGCAAATCTATAAGCGTGGCGATATCGTCTTAATGCTATTTCCCCATTCCGATTTGCGGACAGCCAAGACTCGTCCGGTATTGGTTGTTCAGGCCGACAACCTCCAAACCGGGCTGCCGCAGATAATCGTGACCATGATAACCAGTCGGATGCTTCGCGCTCAGCACCGGAGCCGTGTTATTGTCCAGCTTTCGACACTCGAAGGCCGGCAATCGGGTTTGCTCACGGATTCGGTTGTCATGACTGATAATCTGGCTACCGTTGCCGAAACTGAAATTGATCGGATCATTGGGACACTTCCAATGGGGCACGTTGATGCAGCGTTGCGGCATACACTGGGGTTGCAAATTACTTAA
- a CDS encoding type II toxin-antitoxin system prevent-host-death family antitoxin, translating to MNTQTYNVQEARTHLSRLLKDVASGADVIIAKAGKPMARMSRIEASGLKIRFGILKGKAKVSADFDAPLPDDLLSEFEANRCGS from the coding sequence ATGAATACTCAAACATATAATGTTCAGGAAGCCAGAACCCACCTGTCTCGGTTGCTTAAAGATGTAGCTTCCGGCGCAGATGTTATCATAGCCAAGGCCGGTAAACCGATGGCGCGGATGTCCAGAATCGAGGCGAGCGGGCTGAAAATCCGCTTCGGCATCCTCAAAGGCAAAGCGAAGGTGTCAGCAGATTTCGACGCGCCGTTGCCCGACGATCTGCTTTCCGAATTCGAGGCAAATCGTTGCGGATCTTGA
- a CDS encoding putative DNA binding domain-containing protein: MAAFANTKGGYVFVGVADSGKIVGVQLGNETIPQWLNQIKTNTFPTLIPDVATAAIDHKDVVIFMVDEFPIKPVSCRGKYLKRVRNANHQISIHEISDLHLRSYQTSWDFYSDTRHGLEDISLAKVSKFIEISNRIRPNPILDDPLTVLKKFELIKETSITNGCYLLFAAEDVLLSTIEIGRFNSDTLIQDSLTIRSDLFGEVDAALSFIRKHLNRSYIITGDKQREERWDYPLQALREIVVNMIVHRDYMSSSDSMIRIFEDRIEFFNPGRLMAGLSIEQLVRGNYVSAIRNKQIATLFKEAGIIEKYGSGIKRVLESIRSYGLKDPSFEEIQDGFRVTFFKATQKATQITTRITTQKKSTKDQILDILRENQNLTRSEMAQLLGKSPNTIKDHLAALKSENRVERIGSDRDGYWRVK, encoded by the coding sequence ATAAAAACCAACACGTTTCCAACTCTTATACCGGATGTTGCGACCGCTGCCATTGATCATAAAGACGTCGTGATCTTTATGGTCGACGAGTTTCCGATCAAGCCCGTGAGCTGCCGAGGGAAATATCTGAAAAGAGTCAGGAATGCAAACCATCAGATCTCCATTCACGAGATATCCGATCTTCATTTGCGAAGTTATCAGACAAGCTGGGATTTCTATTCCGACACCCGCCATGGACTGGAGGACATCTCTTTAGCGAAAGTAAGCAAATTCATAGAAATATCAAATCGGATTCGCCCCAATCCCATTCTGGACGATCCCCTCACGGTGCTTAAAAAATTCGAGTTAATCAAAGAAACATCGATTACGAATGGCTGCTATCTGCTTTTTGCAGCGGAGGATGTCCTTTTATCCACGATAGAGATAGGACGTTTTAATAGCGACACCCTCATTCAGGACAGCCTAACCATCCGATCGGACCTGTTTGGTGAAGTGGATGCGGCGCTCTCGTTTATTCGAAAACATCTGAATAGATCTTACATCATTACCGGAGACAAACAGCGGGAAGAACGCTGGGACTATCCCCTTCAGGCGCTTCGCGAAATCGTGGTCAACATGATTGTCCACCGCGACTACATGAGTTCAAGCGATTCCATGATCAGAATATTTGAAGATCGGATAGAATTCTTCAATCCCGGTCGCTTGATGGCCGGGCTGTCGATAGAGCAGTTGGTGCGCGGAAACTACGTCTCCGCCATCCGCAACAAACAGATCGCCACGCTTTTTAAAGAAGCCGGGATCATTGAGAAATACGGTTCCGGCATCAAACGGGTATTGGAATCCATAAGGTCATACGGGCTAAAGGATCCGTCGTTTGAGGAGATCCAGGATGGGTTTCGGGTAACCTTTTTCAAAGCCACCCAGAAAGCCACCCAGATAACCACCCGGATAACCACCCAGAAAAAGTCAACGAAGGACCAAATTCTCGACATCCTCCGTGAAAATCAAAACCTTACTCGCAGCGAGATGGCGCAATTGTTGGGGAAAAGTCCAAATACCATCAAGGACCATCTGGCCGCGCTCAAATCTGAAAACCGGGTGGAACGAATCGGGAGCGACCGCGACGGTTATTGGAGAGTGAAGTGA